In the genome of Deinococcus sedimenti, the window TGCGCCGTCCCCGACGCGAACTTCCCCGACGAGGCGTACCAGCAGCTCGTGCAGGTGGGCGGCCCCGGCCCGGCCGACCACCCGGCCGCCGACCATCAGATCGTGTACGACGCCCCCACCTTCCGCGCAGTCTTCGAGAACGCGGGCTTCGAGGTGGACCTGCTGGAGTACTGCGACGACACGGGCCGCTTCCACTACCACGGGTGGGACGTCTCGACCGGCCCGGTGTACCGCTCGCTGCTGCTCGACCACCGCAACCGCGACGGACACCTGGGCTTCGTCTCCCTGATTCTGGACGCCCGGAAACCCGGCGGGACCCCAGACTGAAGCCGCGTCCTGCCGGGGCTGGGGCCTGACTCATACGGATTCCGTTTGTTTCGCTGACAATCCGGAACTTCACCGGATTGCCAGCTCCAGGTCCGGAGGGGCGCTCCGCTCCTTCTCTGCTCCGCAGCTCTGCGAGTCGCATCCGCTCGGGTTGAAAGTTTTCGCAAACCTTTCAACCGGAGTCCATATCAGTCGTGCCCGCCGGGGATCTTCTCGTCGTGCGCGCGGATGCGCTGGCGGAACACGTAGAAGTTCCATGCCTGGTACCCGATGATCAGTGGCAGGAACGCGGCGCCCACCCAGGTCAGGAGCCGCAGGGTGTACGGTTCGGACGCGGTGTTCTGCACGGTGAGGTTGTACGCGTCGCCCAGGGTGCTGGGCAGGACGTTCGGGTAGAGGCTACCGAAGATGGTGGCGGTGGAGAAGACGATGGTGAGACCGGTGGCGGCGAACGCCAGTGCGTCGCGCTTGAGGGTGAGGGCCAGCCAGATCAGGCCGAGGTTCACGGCGGCCGCCAGGGGGAACAGCCATTCCTGGAAGCCGAAGGTGCCGAACAGGCCGGTGCGGATGAAGCCCTGGTACACGAAGGCGAGGACCAGCGCGGAGGCGACGGCGCCCCAGATCAGCGCGGCGCGGCGGGCGCGGCCGTGCAGGACGTCGTTGTCGTCGAGGCGCAGCAGCAGGTAGGTCGCGCCGTGCAGGATGAACAGGCTCAGGGTGGCCAGTCCCCCCAGGACGCTGAAGGTGTTCACGGAGTACAGCAGGCTGCCGTCGAAGCGGCCTGTGGCGTCGATGGGCAGGCCGCGCACCATGTTCGCCATGATCGCGCCCCACAGGAAGGCGGGCAGGAGGTTCGTGACGAAGCTGGTCACGTCCCAGAAGGTCCGCCAGCGGCGGTGGTTGATCTCCGCGCGGTACTCGAAGGCCACGCCGCGCCCGATCAGTGCGAGCAGGATCAGCGCGAATTCGGGGTACAGGGCGGTCATCAGCGTGCCGTACCAGTGGGGGAACGCCGCGAAGATCACCCCGGCGGCCAGGATCACCCAGACCTCGTTCGCGGCCCAGAAGGGGCCGACGGTGCGGATCATGGCGCGCCGCTCGGCCTCGCTGCGGGCCAGGAAGGGCTGCAGGGCGCCCACGCCGAAGTCGAAGCCGTCCAGGAAGAAGTAGATCGCGAAGATGGCGGCGGTCAGGATGAACCACAGGGTGGGGAGGTCGGTCATGCGCGCGCTCCTTCGGGAACGTAGTCAGGGGCGGGGACCGAGGGCGTCTCGACGTCCGGTTCGTGCATCCCGGCGCGGGCGGTGCGGGTCAGCAGGAACACGTCCAGCCCGATCAGCGTGAGGTACACCACCCAGAACGCCGCGAGCGACAGCAGCACCCACAGCGGGTTGAGCTGACTGACGGCGTCCCCGGTGCGCAGGAGGCCCTGCACGATCCACGGCTGGCGGCCCATCTCGGTGGCGATCCACCCGCTGAAGTTCGCCAGGTGCGGGGCGAGCGGCATGGCCAGCAGCAGCGGGTACAGCCGTCCCGGGTCGTCCAGTTTGCCCTGCCGCCAGCGCCACACGTAGACGAGGGTCACGAGCAGCATCAGGAAGCCCAGGCCGACCATCACGCGGAACGACCAGTACACCGGCCACACCCACGGCGTGTAGTTGCCGGGGCCGTACTTGGCTTCATACTCCTTCTGCAGGTCGTTGATGCCTTTGGCTTTCTCGGTGAAGTTGTTGAACGCCAGGAACGATCCGACGTATGGCACGCTGAGTTCGAAGCGGTTCTCGCGCGCGGCGTTGCTGGGCAGGGCCACGAGGCTCTCGGGCATCTGGTTGCCTTCGGGGGTGTCCCACAGGGCGCTGAACGCGGCGTACTTCATGGGCTGGTCGCGCACGGCGCTCTGGCCCTGTTCGTGCCCGGCGAGGATCACGCCGCCCGAGCCGATCAGGGCGGTGATCAGCGCCACGCGGAAGCTGACGCGGAACGCCTCGACGTTCGCGCGGCGGCGCAGGTGGTACGCGCTGACGGCCAGCACGAAGAACGCCGCGACGGTCAGGCTGCCCGCCCAGATGTGCGCGAACCACTCCAGGCCCTTGGGGTTGGTGACGATCGCCCACGCGTCGGTCATCACGGCGCGTCCGTCCTTGATCTCGAAGCCGACGGGGTGCTGCATCCAGGCGTTGGCGATGATGATCCAGAACGCGCTGATGGTCGTCCCGGCGGCGACGATCCAGATGCTCGCGAGGCTGGCCCAGGCGGGGAGGCGGTCCTTGCCGAACCACCACAGGCCCAGGAAGGTGCTTTCCAGGAAGAAGGCCATCAGGACTTCCAGCGCCAGCGGGATGCCGAAGATGTTCCCGACGAAGTTCGAGAAGCCCTGCCAGTTCATGCCGAACTGGAATTCCTGCACGATGCCGGTCACGACGCCCACCGCGAAGTTGATGAAGAAGAGGTGCCCGAAGAAGCGGGTGAGGTTCTCCAGTTTCGGGTCGCCGCTGCGGTACGCCAGCGTCTGCAGGATGGCGATGATGAGCGCGAAGCCGACGGTGAACGGCACGAAGAAGTAGTGGAAGATGCTGGTCGTGGCGAACTGGAAGCGTGACAGGTCCAGCGTGGAGAAGCCCAGGATCTCGTTCATATGACCTTCTTTCGGGTGGCGGGCAGCGGGTGGAGGTGGCCGTCCTGAAGCCGGTAGACCTGATCGGCCAGGATCAGCGGTGCGGGCCGGTGCGTGACGAGCAGCAGGGTCCGCCCGGCGCACTCGCGGCCCAGGACGCGCAGCACGCGGGCCTCGGTGTCCGGGTCGAGGTGCGCGGTGGGTTCGTCCAGCAGCAGCACGTCCGAGCGTTTCAGCAGCGCGCGGGCCAGACTCACGCGGGCGCGCTGCCCGCCGGACAGGCGCGTGCCGCCCTCGCCGACCCAGGTGTCCAGCGGCAGGTCTTCCAGGCCCAGGTCGTCCAGCAGGGCGCGCAGCCGCTCGGGGGGCGCGTGCGGGTCGCCCAGGCGCAGGTTCTCCTCGACGGTGCCGTCCAGCAGCGGCGCGTCCTGCTCGTGCAGGCTCAGGCGGGCGCGCAGGTCCGCCAGCGCCAGGGCGCGCAGGTCCGTCCCGCCCAGCGTCACCCGACCGGCGGTGGGGTCGAGGTCGCGGCTGATCAGGCCCAGCAGGGTGCTCTTGCCCGCGCCGCTGGGGCCAGTGACCGCCACCCGCGCGCCCGGCGGGAGGTGCAGGGTGACGCCGCGCAGCAGGTCGCGCCCGCCGCGCGTGAGCCCCACTCCGTCCAGGGTCAGGGGCAGGGGTCCGGGCGGCAGGGGAGAGGGTGCCACCGGGTCGGTCACGGCGGGCTGCACGGCCGCCAGCGCCTCGTCCCGCTCCTGCGCCGCCCGGGCCGCCGCGTGCGCGCCGGGCACCAGCGCGAGCGGGATCAGCGCGTCGAAACTCGCGGCGGCCAGCAACACGACCGCCGCCAGCCACGCGCCGCCCAGAGTGCCCACCTCGACCAGGGTCAGGCCGCGCGTGAGCACCAGCGTGAAGCACAGGGCGAACAGCGCCTCGCGGCCCAGCGTCAGGCCGGTCTGGAGGCGACCCTGCGCCAGTGTCACGCGGCGCAGCTGCCCGTTCAGGGCGTCCAGGCGGGGCGCCCACAGCCGGGCCGCGCCGTCCGCGCTGGCACTCAGCGCGTCCAGCAGCGCCGCGCCGTGCTCACGGGCCACCCTCGCTTCCTCGCGGGCCAGTTCCGCCGCCCGCACGCGGGCCAGCCAGGGCAGCGCCGCCGCCAGCAGCAGCGGCCCCAGGACGCTCAGGCCCAGCCGGGCGTCCAGGCTCAGCAGCCACCCACCGGCCAGCAGCGCCCCGCCCGCGAAGCCCAGCAGCGGCAGGGTCACGCGCAGCGCCGCGAACTGCCGCGCGTCTAGGTCCGCGCCGCTGCGGGCGAGCAGGTCGCCACTGCGTTCGCGGGCTAGCAGGTCCCGCCCGAACCGCGAGACGCGGTCGAACAGCGCCGCGCGCCCCGCCTCTCCGGCCCGCAGGGCGGCGGCGTGCCCGGTCAGGCGTTCGGCGTAGCGCAGGCCCGCGCGGCCCACGCCCAGCCCGCGCACCAGCGTCACGAGCAGCGTCAGGCTCAGGAACACCTCGGGCCGCAGCGCCGCGCGGGCGATCAGGCGTCCCGACGCGCCCGCCAGCGTGACCCCCGCCAGGGTGGCCGCGACGCCCAGCAGCGCCGGGAGGACGAAGGGCCGCCAGCCTCCGGCCCGGTTCATGGGGTGGGTCATGGGGCCTCCAGGGTCAGGGTGCGCCAGCCGGGTGGGGGGTCGCGGTGCGTGACGAGCAGCGCGGTCCGCCCGCGCGCGGCCCGGCCGATCAGCGCGTGCAGGTCGCGCGCGGTGTCCCCGTCCAGGTGGGCGGTGACCTCGTCGAGGAGCAGCAGGTCCGCGCCGGACAGCAGTGCGCGGGCCAGGGCCAGCCGGGCCGTCTCCCCGCCGGACAGGCGCGTGCCGCCCTCGCCCAGCGGGGCGTCCAGCGTGCCGGGCAGCGCGGCGATCACGCCGTCCAGTCCCACCTCGCGCAGCGCGGTCCACAGCGTCCCGTCGTCCGCGTCGGGCGCGGCGAGGCGCAGGTTGTCGCGCACGCTGGCCGCCAGCAGGCGTGGGGCCTGCGGCACCAGGGCCACCCGGCGCGCCCAGCGGTCCGCGTTCAGGTCATCCAGCGGGACGCCGCCCACGCTCACCTGCCCGGTATGGGCCACGTATTTTCCCAGTGCGTGCAGCAGAGCGCTCTTGCCGACGCCGCTCGGGCCGCGCAGGGCGACGTGCTCGCCGCTGGCGACCGTGCCGGTCAGGGTGGCGGTCACGCCCGGCAGGTCGGCCCGCGCGCCCCGGAAGGTCAGTTCAGGGGCGTCGGGCGGTGCGCCCCGCGTCCCGTCGGGCCCGCCGGGCACTGCGTCCAGGGCCGCCAGATCGCGCGCCAGCGGTTCGGCGTCCAGCGCTGCGTGACGGTCCGCGCCGAGCTGCCGCAGCGGCCCGAAGAACTCCGGGACGAGCATCAGCGCCGCCAGCGTGGGGGCCAAGGTCGCCTCGCCACCGAAGAGGCGCACGCCGATCCACACGGCCACCAGCGCGGTGGCGAGGGTCGCGGCGAACTCCATCACGAAGCCCGACAGGAACGCCACGCGCAGCACCCGCAGCGTCGCCTCGCGGTGCGCGCCCGCCGAGCGGACGAGCACGTCCCGGTAGGTGGGCACCGCCCCGAAGGCGTGCAGGGTCGGCAGGTGCCGCGTCAGGGTCAGCAGCCGCCCCGCGAGCCGGGTGTGCCGCGTCCACTGCGCCTGCGTGGCCGCGTGCGTGGCGAGCCCCACGAGGTACAGGAACACCACGGTCAGCGGTCCGGTCACGACGAGCAGCGCGGCGGTCGCCGGGTCCAGCAACGCGGTGACGCCCAGCGCGACCAGCGCGCAGATCGCGGCGTGCGCCCGGCCCGGCAGGAAGCGCGCGTAGTACGGCGCGAGGCGCGGCCCCAGGTCGCTGCTCAGCGTGACGAGGTCCGCCGCGCGCCGTCCCGCCAGCGCCACCGGGCCCAGGGCCAGCAGCCGCGCCGTGAGGCGATCCCGCTGCCACGCGGTCGCGTGGGTGGCCAGACGTGCCGACAGCGCCTCGCGCGCCGCGCCCGTCAGGGCCCGCACGCCCAGGCCGAGCGCGGCGCCCAGCACCTCGCCGATATCCGGCAGTCGGGCGGGCGGCGTGAGCACCCCGGCGATGATCCGCGCGGCCAGCACGAAAGCCAGCGCCGTCCCCAGCGCGCCCAGCAGGCTCAGCGCGGCGCTCAGGGCGAGGGGGCGCCCCAGGCCGGGCGGGGCACTCAGGGCGCGCCGCGCCGGGTCCGGCGGGCGGGGGCGGGTCATCCGGGGGGTGATGGACACCATGCGCCCAGCCTGCGCCTCGGGTGTGGGGGAACGCGAGGGGCGCACGTCCTGAATTTCACAAGGTCGGCTGTGGCCCGGCGTCTCCCCTGTCCCGGGTCTGGCGGGACCGCTGCCCCGCCCTTGCCGCGGTGTTCAGCGGTCCTCCGGGGCCGACCGCACGCCCCAGGACTCCGCTCTGCCACCCCTGCGGGTGCTGCCGTCAGCGCCTCAGCGGGTGGGCTGCGGGGTCTGCGCGGCGCGGGTGCGCCGCAGGAACCGCGCCAGCAGCGTCAGGCCCGCGAAGCACAGGCCGGCCGTCAGACCGAACCACAGGCCGCGCGGGCCCAGGTCCAGGCCGAAGGCCAGCAGCACGCCGCTGCCCAGGCCCAGCACCCAGTACGCCATCAGCGAGATCAGCAGCGGCCAGCGCGTGTCCTGCAGGCCGCGCAGCGCCGCGTTCGCGGTGACCTGCACCCCGTCGAACGCCTGGAACAGGGTCGCGATCAGCAGCAGGGCCGCCGCGCCGCCCACCAGCGCCGCATTGGCCGGGTCGCGCACGTCCACGAACACCCCGATCACCCAGCGGGGCGCGAACACGTACGACAGGCTGACCAGCAACATCACCAGCGTGGCCAGCGCCATGCCCAGCAGGCCCGCGCGGCGCGCCAGGCGCAGCTGCCCCGCCCCGGCGTGCTGCGCCACGCGGATCCCGGTGGCGGTCGCCAGGCCCAGCGGCACCATGAACACGGCCGTGATGACCTGCAGCGCGACGTTGTGCGCCGCCAGCGCCTGCGGGCCGAAGCGGGCCATCAGCAGGCTCGTCACGGTGAACAGGCCTCCCTCGGCCCCGAGGGTCAGGCCGATCGGCCAGCCCAGCCGGGCCAGGGCGCGCAGTTCGCCGAGCAGGGCGGCTCTGGGCACCCGGTCGGCCGGGAGGCGCGTGCGGGCGGCCCACAGCAGGACCAGCGCGCTGCTCCAGGAGGCGGCGACGGTGGCCAGCGCGGCGCCGCGCAGTCCCAGGGCCGGCAGGGGTCCCCAGCCGTAACTGAGGGCCGGGCTCAGGAGACCGGCCAGGGCCACGGCGCCCAGCGCTACGGCGGTTACCGGGCGGGGTTGACCGGTGCCTTCCAGGGCGCCGCGCAGGGCGCTGAAGGCCAGCGTGGCGGGCATGCCCAGCGCGTACAGCCGCAGGTAGTCACCGGCCAGGTCGCCCTGGATGCCGCTGGGGGCAAAGCGCGCGATCAGGTGCGCGGCGAGGAACGCCAGGGGCAGGAAGGTGGCGGCCAGCAGCAGCGCCAGGAGCAGGCCCGCCTGGAGCGCGCGGGCGACGGCGGGCGGGTCGCCGGCTCCGTGCGCGGCGGCCACGCGGGGGCTGACGGCGAGCATCACGCCGATCAGGACGATGAATCCCAGGTAGTACGTGGCGTTGCCGTAGGCGACGGCGGCCAGCTGGGCTTCGCCGAGGCGGCCGATGACGGCGGTGCTGATCAGGGCCAGGGCGTTGAGGCTGAACTGCGAGACGATGACGGGCGCCGCGAGCCGCAGCAGCTGCCCGGTTTCCGTGCGCAGGTCGGGCAGGTGGGGGGCGTTCACCGCGTCAGGATAGCGGCCCGGTTTCCTGCGGCTGATCGGCTGCGCCGGACGGGGGCGCGGCGCGCCGCCATCCGAACGAACGTGCGTTAGTTCCGGGAGTAGCATGCGGCATGACCCACAATCCAGACCGGGCGTTCCGCACGCGCGCCGTTCATGCCGGGCACGGCCTCGATCCGGCCACCGGTGCCCACGCCACGCCGATCTACGCCACCTCCACCTTCGGGTACGGCAGCGCCGAACGCGGCGCGCGCCTGTTCGCCGGCGAGGAACAGGGGTACTTCTACTCGCGCCTGACCAACCCGACCGTGCGGGCCTTCGAACAGAAGGTCGCCAGCCTGGAGGGCCTGTCCGACGCCGTGGCGTTCGCGAGCGGCATGGGCGCCGTGTCCGCCGTGTGCCTGACCCTGCTGCGCCCCGGGGATGAACTGATCTTCGTCGCGCCGCTGTACGGGGGCACCACCGGCTTCCTGCACGAGGTCGCCGCCCGGTTCGGCGTGACCGTCCACGAGGCGGCGGACGAGGCGGCCGTGGAGTCGCTCAGCGGCCCGCGCACCCGGCTGATCTGGGTGGAGACCCCCACCAACCCGGCGCTGGGCGTCGTGGACCTGGCCCGCGTGGCCCGCGCGGCGCGGGCGTGCGGCGCGCTGAGCGTCGCGGACAACACCTTCAGCACCCCGGCCCTGACCCGCCCCGCCGAGCACGGCATCGACCTGGTCATGCACAGCGCCACCAAGTACCTGGGCGGCCACGGGGACGCGATCGGGGGCGTGGTGGCCGGCCCGGAGGATCTCCTGGCGGAGCTGCGGGGCGTGGGTCTCCGGCACGTCGGGGCGTCGCTGGGGCCGTTCGAGGCGTACCTGTTCCTGCGGGGCATGAAGACCCTGCCGCTGCGCATGCAGGCGCACTGCGAGGGCGCGCAGACCCTCGCGCAGGCCCTGACAGGCCACCCGGCCCTGCGGGCCCTGCACTACCCGGGCCTGAGCAGCCACCCGGGGCACGCGGTGGCCGCGCGTCAGATGAGCGGCTTCGGCGGCCTGATCAGCGTGGACCTGGGCACGCAGGCCGCGGCGTTCACGTTCCTGAATCACCTGACGCTGTTCACGCAGGCGGTCAGTCTGGGGGACGTCGAGAGCCTCTCGTGCCATCCGGGCAGCACCACGCATCACCTGCTGGGCGACGAGGCGCTGCGCCGGCAGGGCGTGACGCCCGGACTGGTCCGTCTGAGCGTGGGGATCGAGGATCCCCAGGATCTCGTCCGCGACGTCCTGGAGGCTCTGGCGCACGTCGGGGCCGAGCAGTTGCAGCCGTCCTGACCCGGACGGGCGGGGGGCGCCGGGTGAACCAGCCGGGGTACCCGGGCGTGCGCCGTGGCCGGGGCCCACCTGCCGGCCGCTCCGGTCCGGCGCCTCTGGCCGCGCTCAGGGGCGCCGGGCCGACCGGCGGCGTTTGCTGTCGTACATGCGGGTGTCGGCCAGGGCGAGCAGCGCCCCGCGGTCGGTCTCGCCGCTCTGGGCCACGCCCACGCTGACGCCCACGAGCGGGCTGAGCTGCCGCGCGGCCAGCACCGCCGCGTCCACGTGCTCCAGGAAGTGGTCGTCGCTGGTCGGGTCGGCGATCACCACGAATTCGTCCCCGCCGTAGCGGTAGACCTCGCCGCTGCGGTCGAGTTCGGCCGCCAGGGCCGCCGCGAAGATCCGCAGCAGCTTGTCCCCCTGCGCGTGCCCCTGGGTGTCGTTGAGGCGCTTGAGGCCGTCGAGGTCCAGCAGCGCCAGCGTGAACGGCACCTCGGTCAGGGCGGCGAAGTCCGCGTCGAACGCGCGGCGGTTCAGCACGCCGGTCAGGGCGTCCCGGCGCGCCCAGGCGCGGGCCTGCCGGTGGTCGATCATCTGCTGCGCGGCGCGGCCGGTGGCCTCCAGCAGGCTGCGGTCCGCGGCGCGCCAGGTTGGCACCGGGTGCCCCACGAAGCGCGTGAAGAGCAGCTGCGTGACGCTGTCCGGTTCGCGTCCGGCGGGAATGACGGCCAGTTGCGTCACCTCGTCGCCCATGAGCACCCCGCGCTGCGTGGCGTAGGTTTTCAGGTCGTCGATGTACAGGGGGGTGTCGGTGAGGTGCAGGCCCAGCGCGGTGATGACCTCGTGGGATCCGGACGGCACGACCTGTTGACCGCTGGGCAGCGTGGACCGGACGTGACTGACGTTCAGTTCGATCTCGTCGCCCTGGGTGCGGCACAGTCCGGCCTGATCGGCCTCCAGCGCCTCGGCAAGCACGGACGTGACGGCCAGCAGCGTGTCGCGCGGTTCCAGGTCCAGGTCGAACAGCTGATGCACGCTGCTCAGGGCCTGCGCCTGTTCCAGGCTGCGCTGCAGTTCCACGCTGTGTTCGCGCTGGGCGTCGAGCGACAGGTTCAGGCGCTGCTGGTAGGCGCGGAGTTCCAGTTCGTTCACGACGATGGCCGCCAGGTCCTGGAGCGCCTGCAGGTCCTCGGGGCTCAGCGGGTGGGGCTGGTCGTCGGTGACGCACAGCGTGCCGATCCGCTGGCCGCTGGGCATGATCAGGGGCGCGCCGGCGTACATCTGCACGTGCGGGTCGCCGGTCACCATGGGGTTGTTCACGAAACGGGGGTCGTGCCGGGCGTCCTCGATGACGGTGGGCTGGTCGTGCAGGATCGTCCAGGCGCAGAAGGAGTCGCGGCGGTCGGCGGTCGTCTGGTTCAGGCCGACGCTGGCCTTGCTCCACTGGCGGGCCTGATCGACGAAGTTGATGGTGGCGACCGGCATGCGCAGCAGGTGGGCGGCCAGCCGCACGATCCGGTCGAACTGCGGTTCCCGGGGGGTATCCAGGATGCCGTAGTAGGCCAGCGCCATCAGGCGCTGGGCCTCGCTGGTGGGGATGGGCGCGCCACTCATGGCGTTCACTGTAGCCGCTGCCCGGACCGTTGCACACCCGGACCCCCATGAACGTCAGCTTGACATGAGGTCACGTGCGCTTTACGTTCGGGCCATGCCTCAGCCCGCGTCCGGTCTCCTGCGCTGCTCGCTGCGTGAGCGCCGGGAGGCCGCCGGACGCACGGCGGCGAGCCTCGCGGCCGAGGTGGGTGTCTCCCGGCAGGCGCTGGGCCGCATCGAATCGGGTGGCGCGGTGCCCAGCACGCTGGTCGCGCTGCGCCTGGCCCGCGCGCTGCACTGCGCGGTCGAGCAGCTGTTCGAGCTGGGTCAGCCGCAGCTGACCGTGCCGCTGGACGCCCCGCCGGGCACGCGGGTCCGCCTGGCGCGCCTGGGGGCGGAGGTGCGGGCCGTGCCCCTGGGCGGGGAGGCCGGACTGCACCAGCCGGCCGACGGGGTGGTGCGCGCCGCGGCCGGGCCGGGGCGGGTCACGGTGGATCTGCTCGCGCCGCCAGGGGATCTGGAGCGCACGGCGCTGGTGGCCGGCTGCGACCCGGCCCTGGGGCTGCTGTGCGGCCGCCTGGGTGCGGAGGGGCGCGCGGCGTGGGTGCCGCACGACAGTCTCGGCGCGCTGGCCGCGGCGGCGCGGGGCGAGGTGCACGTGGCGGGCCTTCACCTGGGCGGCGGGGACGCGCACCGTCAGGTGATCGCGCGGACGCTGCCGGGCGCGGCGCTGGTGCGCGCGTGGCAGGTGCAGCAGGGTCTGATGCTGGCGCCGGGCAATCCGCTCGGGGTGCGGGGCGCTCCGGATCTCGCCCGGCGGGACCTGCGGCTGGTGACGCGCGCGGCCGGGGCGGGAGGGCGGGCGCTGCTCGACCGGTGGTTTCAGGTGGCCGGGCTGAGCGGGCGGGAGCGGGCAGCGCGGCACGCGCGGTCCCTGCTGGCGGACTCGCCGCTGGCCGCCGCGGCGCTCGTGGCGCGTGGCGAGGCGGACGCCGCGCCTGGACCGAGTTCGGCGGCGCGGGCGCACGGCCTGACGTTCGTGCCGCTGCACCTGGACGCGTTCGATCTGGCGGTCCCGGAGCGCCACCTGGGTCATCCGGGGGTGCAGGCGCTGCTGTCTGCGGCCCGCAGCGCCGCCTTCCTGGATGATCTGCGCAGCGTGGGCGGGTACGTGCCGCCGGACCTGTCCCTGACCCGACTGGAGGTGTCATGAAATTCACTGCTCTGCTGCTGTGCCTGCTCGTCTCGCCGGCGGGCGCGGCCTCACTGACCGTGTTCGCGGCGTCCTCCCTGACCGACGCCTTCACCGAGGTGGGGCGGGCGTTCGACGCGCGGACCGGGCACCGCACGACCTTTCAGTTCGCGGGGTCGCAGGTGCTGCGCACGCAGCTGGAGGGCGGCGCGCGGGCCGACGTGTTCGCCAGCGCCAACGACGCGCAGTTCACGCCGCTGCTGGGCCGGGTCGTGGTGGGGCGCGAGGTGTTCGCCCGCAACCGCCTGACGCTGATCGCGCCGGCCGGCAGCGCGAAGGTGCGGACCCTGCGCGACCTGACCGCGCCCGGCGTGCGGCTGGTGGTGGCTGCGCCGAACGTCCCGGTGGGTGACTACACCCGCCGGATGTTCGCGGCGGTCGAGCGGTCCGGCACGTACGGCGCGGACTTCGCGGCGCGGGCGCGGCGCAACGTGGTCAGCGAGGAGGGCAACGTGCGGCAGGTGGCGCTGAAGGTCAGCCTGGGCGAGGCCGACGCGGCCGTGGTGTACGCCAGTGACGTGACGCCCGCCCTGAAGCGGACGGTGCGGGTGGTGCCGCTGCCCACGAGGTTCAACCAGACGGCCGCGTACCCGGTCGGGGTGGTGCGGGGCAGCGCGAACGCGGACGCGGCGCAGGCGTTCGTGGCGTTCGTGAAGAGTGAGGCGGGTCAGGCGATCCTGCGCCGCTGGGGGTTCCTGCGCCCGTGAGGTCGGCGGGGCGCGTGCCCTGGGCCGGGATGGCGCTGGGGGGCCTGTTCGCGGCGTTTCTGCTGCTGCCCACGCTGGTGCTGCTCACGCGCGGGCTGAACGCGGACTTCCTGACGACGCTGCGCAGTCCGGCCGTGACCGACGCGCTGCGCGTGAGCCTGTGGACGACCGGCGTGACCGTGCTGCTGACGGTCCTGACCGGAACGCCGCTGGCGTACCTGCTGGCGCGGCGAGCGTTTCCGGGCCGCGCCCTGCTGGACGCGCTGCTGGACCTGCCGGTGGTGCTGCCGCCGGTCGTGGCGGGTCTGGGGCTGCTGCTGACCTTCGGGCGGGGCGGCCTGCTGGGGCCGGGCCTGGAACTCGCGGGCGTTCAGCTGGCCTTCTCGCCGGCGGCGGTGGTGCTCGCGCAGCTGTTCACGGCGGCGCCGTTCTACCTGCGGGCGGCGAAGGCGGGGTTCGCGGCGGTGGACCGCGACGCGGAGGCGGCGGCCCTGACCGACGGGGCCGGCCGGTGGGGGGCGTTCCGGTTCGTGACGTGGCCGCTGGCCTTCCCGTTCCTGCTCGAGGGTCTGGTGCTGACCTGGGCGCGGGCACTGGGGGAGTTCGGCGCGACGATCCTGTTCGCCGGGTCGCTTCAGGGGCAGACGAGAACAGTGACGCTGGCGATCTACAGCGCGCTGGACAGTGATCTGGGGCCGGCGCTGGTGCTGTCGGCGGTGATGGTGGTGGTGGCCTTCACGGTTCTGCTGACGGTCCGCGTGCTGGCCGCGCGCCGCGCACCGCCCTGACAGCGGGACTGACTGCAGAATGCAGAGGTCCTGACCGCGGTGTTCAGGAAGACTGAGATAACCCCTCAGTCTCCCTGAAACGAGCAGCGCGAGAACCCGCCGCCATCAGCGGGTGGAAGTGGAGTTGAAGGGCGTGCTGTTGGCCCTTCACTGGAGCTGGACACCGCTGTGAATGTGCCCCTGGGAAACACCAGCGGTGTTCAGCTCTGCCCGGACCGGCGGACGTCTGCGGACC includes:
- a CDS encoding ABC transporter permease, translating into MALGGLFAAFLLLPTLVLLTRGLNADFLTTLRSPAVTDALRVSLWTTGVTVLLTVLTGTPLAYLLARRAFPGRALLDALLDLPVVLPPVVAGLGLLLTFGRGGLLGPGLELAGVQLAFSPAAVVLAQLFTAAPFYLRAAKAGFAAVDRDAEAAALTDGAGRWGAFRFVTWPLAFPFLLEGLVLTWARALGEFGATILFAGSLQGQTRTVTLAIYSALDSDLGPALVLSAVMVVVAFTVLLTVRVLAARRAPP